The following are encoded in a window of Castanea sativa cultivar Marrone di Chiusa Pesio chromosome 9, ASM4071231v1 genomic DNA:
- the LOC142608823 gene encoding uncharacterized protein LOC142608823, translated as MVRDLELQVRGRRRRKDHDERRERSASVRNHRAAGSHQSGFRRHHVCREYADRDSTSPDEGRPQNVAMDSMSLALGQVARSPFFRDIESAPMLSRFTWPPFNSYTGKTDLVEHISHYIQMVSLHAHNDALMCKVFPSSLGPTALRWFNGLKKGSIHSFLKLIQEFGIQFMTYSQVLQPVDVLLSMKMGAGETLRNYSNWYWELYNEISEGNEKIAMSTFRMGLPEESRLRESLKRRPPEDMRQLMRCIEEYKRLEDDRLQTKGKAPIINYP; from the coding sequence ATGGTAAGGGATTTGGAGTTGCAAGTGAGGGGCAGACGCAGAAGAAAGGACCACGATGAACGAAGAGAAAGGTCGGCAAGTGTAAGGAATCACCGTGCAGCAGGATCCCATCAATCCGGGTTCCGTCGACACCACGTTTGTAGGGAGTATGCGGACCGTGACTCGACTTCCCCGGATGAGGGGCGACCTCAAAATGTGGCTATGGACTCAATGAGTCTGGCATTAGGCCAAGTTGCCCGATCGCCATTTTTTAGAGATATTGAAAGCGCGCCTATGCTGAGTAGATTCACGTGGCCGCCATTCAATTCCTACACTGGAAAGACAGACCTTGTGGAACATATAAGCCACTACATTCAAATGGTGTCTTTACACGCCCATAACGATGCATTGATGTGTAAGGTCTTCCCCTCGAGCCTCGGCCCCACTgctttgaggtggttcaacggatTGAAGAAAGGTTCAATCCACAGTTTTTTGAAACTAATCCAGGAATTCGGTATACAATTCATGACTTACAGCCAGGTTTTGCAACCCGTGGATGTGTTACTATCGATGAAAATGGGGGCTGGGGAAACCCTTCGCAACTATTCCAACTGGTATTGGGAGCTGTATAACGAGATCAGCGAGGGCAATGAAAAGATTGCGATGAGCACCTTTCGGATGGGGTTGCCTGAAGAGTCCAGACTGAGAGAATCATTGAAGAGAAGGCCTCCCGAGGATATGAGGCAGTTGATGAGGTGTATCGAGGAGTATAAGCGATTAGAAGATGATCGACTGCAGACCAAAGGGAAGGCCCCGATCATAAATTATCCTTGA